CCCTTGCatgaaattttgaagatCAATGTCTCCCTCCTTATTGCCACTCAATCCAAGTACTGCAGCTGGACACCTATGCAATCTCAATTGTTGAGCCATACTGATCACCCTTCCTCTGAGTTCGTAACAACTGGCTGTATCACCAGTCACTAAGCAGTATTGTAATGCCAACGATAAGATTTGCAAAGACTGAATAGAACAGTACTGAGTTATCAAACAGTTTggtttaataaattcatgGATCAAATAACCGTAATGCTGAAGCAATGTGACAAATCTCAGTTGGATCTGAGGGTTAAACGACTCtaaataattcttcttgCTAATGTGGAAAGCCAAACATAGAACAAGTATGAGTATGGCCCCAAATTTCTCAATCAGCTCATAGGATGACTCTCCTTTATATTCCTTGTAATGGCCCTGCTCCAATAtgtaattcaatttcatatagtttttcaaaaatgcaTTCTTATCCAATATCGGTAGAGCATTGCCCCATTCTTGGAAATACACAGTAATCAACTGATCCATGTCTAATCTGGATGCCGgtaaattaatcaaatccTTTGTAAAAACAATAGCCTCTTCCTCTGacaattttgttgtttcataTCTGTTCATTATCATACTGTTCAAAGCATTTTTACGTTCTTCATCCAACAGTGTTCCTGTATTAGAGgtaatattttctttcaaagaTGCTAAAGAGTTGGCTGCTAAAATCGCCTGCTTAGAATCGTATCCATAAGTTTGACAAATTCTTGCAAGTAATGTAGGTACACATAATGTTTCTTCTGTACTTCTTGGTATCGACATGGCCACTAATGATGTGAgcatttgttgtttgttgttttcgtTTTCtaattgttgctgttgttgtaggAAAAGTTTGTTCTTCTGCATTTGAGCAATAGCAGTAGCTGCGGCAAACGCCCCTGGTGCTGGACTTTGTTCTCTATTTGTTGAGTTTGAagcaaaatgaaaatgctGGTCTCGGTGTCTAGAATTATAGTCTTCAATACTCAATAAACTTGcattatcttcttcatcttcttcatcacttAATTTTATCGATCCAGCTATAGATATTGGAACTCTTTCATTGGCAGCAACAGCACCGTAAATGGACCCTGCTATCGAAACTGGTCGTTCGTGGACGGCATGTGGATTGGAGCACCCACATGGGCAGTTTTCGCCGTTCTCGTTTGGCAGATGCAGGTGCAAACTATTTTGGATATCCAAAAGACTCAAGTTTGAAGCTGTTACTTTCTTAAAGTCATCTTCTTTGTTCTCAGACATTTCACTTGTATCTTCAGTTAATCCAGATCCATTAAGTAGTTCGAGTTGTTCATCTCTCATATCTAATAATCCAGctaatttcttgttttcaGCCTCTAGCTGTCGTACTCTTTCTTCAAGAGTCTCGGTATATGCTTTGGGATAGGATTTTCTGGTAAGACGATCTGAAACAATACACTCTAATCCTACTGACTGGCATGTTGAACATGGGTTCTGTCCATCACACTTTGTTTTCTTAGCTCGGCATCTGTCACATGCTTGTGCCACTCTTTCAACTTTCGATCCTGGTACTTTAATGGTCCTTGTATTTACAGTACCATCAGATGACTTCAAAGCCTTggtcttcttctttgtaGGTGGTAAATTGTTCTCCTGTGATACACTTGACTGCTGTTGTTCTAACTTTATCGACATTTCTTGTTATCACAAAGCCTTTTCTGTTGATTCTAAGGATACTTCTTATGTGGAATCTGTTTAAGTATTGTCaactttatcaaaataCTTCTATATAATTGGGTAAAGGATTTCTCCAGAAAAAGTTTCgtttttctaaaaaaagaaaagtatgCAACTaattttcaagaattgattcAGGCCGTTACCGGTTTCTCATTTGACtcatttctttcaaaaaaaaaaaaaaatacttgaTAACAGAATAGGACAATCTCACACGACAATTATCTACAACCCATAGCGAAAGAAATTAAGAAAATATATCAAATGCGGTGAATGCGATCATGTCAAACAATATAGTTGCATGCATGTGTCAACTAATCAGTTGATATCGATCTATTCCACTGCTTGCTGTTTATGTTTGAATTGGAAAGGAAAGGCTCTGCGCCAATCACATGCTGGAAAAAAACAATCGTAAGGTTTTTGTACCACAATGCAATCTACAAAAGCTTCCCCAggaattttttgttgtataaaaaaatgagaGAGAATTTTCGTGCACGCTTGTacaataatgaaatcaaaaattttcagGCAAAAGAAATTTAGACTATAATCAGTcaaaaagattttgatgaaaGTGACAAAGAGAGCAATTTCTGATACATCTGGCTCGAGTAAGAGAATCAAATTGGAACATATTGAAGTTGAGATCGAATCTGAAACTACAGAACTTGCCCCAAATGTATTCACAAAAGTAGATCCCGAAGACATGGCCAAGTGTAACGGTCCTCCAAAATGGTCAGAAATCTATAATCAATTAGTTTGGATGAGAAGTAAATTTTTTGCACCCGTGGATACCCAAGGTTGTGAACGAATGCCAAACACTATCAATAGAAACATTAAAACCAGAAACCCAAAAATATATCGCTTTCAACTTTTAATATCATTGATGTTATCGTCGCAAACAAAGGACGAAGTGAATTACGAGGCCATGAAAAACTTGCACAATGGATTGTTAAAAGTGCACCCAGATGGATTGTGCATTGAAAGTGTACTAAAATTGTCTGAATCTGAAATTGATGCttatataaaaaaagtTGGCTTCCATAATAGGAAAGCGCAGTA
This genomic stretch from Candida albicans SC5314 chromosome 1, complete sequence harbors:
- the CAT8 gene encoding DNA-binding transcription factor (Zn(II)2Cys6 transcription factor; similar to S. cerevisiae Cat8 but mutant phenotype suggests different target genes; mutant displays increased filamentous/invasive growth; flucytosine repressed; rat catheter biofilm induced) is translated as MSIKLEQQQSSVSQENNLPPTKKKTKALKSSDGTVNTRTIKVPGSKVERVAQACDRCRAKKTKCDGQNPCSTCQSVGLECIVSDRLTRKSYPKAYTETLEERVRQLEAENKKLAGLLDMRDEQLELLNGSGLTEDTSEMSENKEDDFKKVTASNLSLLDIQNSLHSHSPNENGENCPCGCSNPHAVHERPVSIAGSIYGAVAANERVPISIAGSIKLSDEEDEEDNASLLSIEDYNSRHRDQHFHFASNSTNREQSPAPGAFAAATAIAQMQKNKLFLQQQQQLENENNKQQMLTSLVAMSIPRSTEETLCVPTLLARICQTYGYDSKQAILAANSLASLKENITSNTGTSLDEERKNALNSMIMNRYETTKLSEEEAIVFTKDLINLPASRLDMDQLITVYFQEWGNALPILDKNAFLKNYMKLNYILEQGHYKEYKGESSYESIEKFGAILILVLCLAFHISKKNYLESFNPQIQSRFVTLLQHYGYLIHEFIKPNCLITQYCSIQSLQILSLALQYCLVTGDTASCYELRGRVISMAQQLRLHRCPAAVLGLSGNKEGDIDLQNFMQGERRILFWCIYCLDVYSSLNLGIPRLFKDYEIECAMPFCGKSDDYDDVNQEDNVNILIVNNTKLSIVGKVSKMALSVMSYSKVLANILDSIYSRFDNTNIHKKALQRDRMLDCWRRELPLDLKFEIDINGLSLKDSSNNFIEGNIWRNYNKQQLTLIFLYYHAKILIYLPILSRFGNHHNVGLSQKEQLSKGEGDVATIVSSISLIQQSSIQILEVLKYLTSTSSSNILPIPIHIVREQSLLALMVAKGALDYIKGGPLFSNSKQLLLDTMGNLSRDANFDIPGALNRKSFKLFEITILGILGLNINKSMTSGVNMKRKGSSALQPITKTAVERSPTVNLTNNFAASKLKTPTSNTDMVNNNQILKIEQQDPVLSQQQKQTRNISTREISNNGDIELDNSNNYADDIESLEELLNFDPFKVNVNRQMLVNEFVTDGSLGLVPFLEMNNEQLNDSSMLFDKSYNAINERKTTNHDDYISHNDSHFWK
- the NTG1 gene encoding bifunctional N-glycosylase/AP lyase (Protein with strong similarity to both S. cerevisiae Ntg1 and Ntg2 DNA repair glycosylases; transcript induced by iron; Hap43-repressed gene; Spider biofilm induced), encoding MKVTKRAISDTSGSSKRIKLEHIEVEIESETTELAPNVFTKVDPEDMAKCNGPPKWSEIYNQLVWMRSKFFAPVDTQGCERMPNTINRNIKTRNPKIYRFQLLISLMLSSQTKDEVNYEAMKNLHNGLLKVHPDGLCIESVLKLSESEIDAYIKKVGFHNRKAQYIRKTCSILMENHGGDIPKTIEEIVALPGVGPKMGFLLLQSGWGINAGIGVDVHLHRLALMWGWVSPKANTPEKARIELQEWLPKDYWTDINPLVVGFGQVICVPRAANCDICTLARDGLCKGVNKKLLKTPLSEERINKLSKQRADLSQLLKEFM